A window from Armatimonadota bacterium encodes these proteins:
- a CDS encoding glycosyltransferase, with translation MRIEKMVTSLHERGHEVHLLCANHDRRPSLECSHGVVIHRLRRLPAWAGPVQLAVGLPSPFNPLWFCATRALLARQSFNLLVVRDLHVAPAAIAAGHSARVPVVLDLAENWPSLLREWREREGWNLQNALLRHPAGSRIVERLAVARADHVLVVVQEMRDRLVTKLGVDPARISVVMNTPRLLPRESLPAKPRARRQDSLLLAYLGGVHQSLGLDTALHAVANARERGLRVRLRIVGRGKPQQERRLRRLARELGIEEVVEFLGWMPQAQAFGLLSQADVGICPFPPNEHNDTTISNKMFEYMNLGLPVVCSDAKPANRIMEETGAGLVFAAGSVDAMAAAIARFADPAARAACGAAGRRAAEGRYNWETDAAVLEEALLGTAGRRRACASSGDSRTMVDSLR, from the coding sequence GTGCGCATCGAAAAGATGGTCACCTCGTTGCACGAGCGAGGGCACGAGGTGCACTTGCTTTGCGCCAACCACGATCGTCGCCCTAGCCTTGAGTGCAGCCACGGGGTCGTCATACATCGCCTGCGCCGCTTGCCAGCCTGGGCCGGGCCCGTGCAGCTCGCCGTGGGCCTGCCGTCTCCGTTCAACCCGCTGTGGTTTTGCGCGACACGAGCGCTGCTGGCGCGCCAATCGTTCAACCTGCTGGTGGTTCGCGATCTCCACGTGGCGCCGGCGGCCATCGCGGCCGGACATTCCGCCCGCGTCCCGGTCGTGCTCGACCTGGCGGAGAACTGGCCCAGCCTGCTGCGCGAATGGCGGGAGCGGGAGGGATGGAATTTGCAGAACGCGCTCCTTCGCCACCCCGCGGGATCGCGCATCGTCGAGCGTCTGGCGGTGGCCCGCGCCGATCACGTGCTGGTCGTGGTGCAGGAAATGAGGGACCGCCTGGTGACCAAGCTGGGAGTTGATCCGGCGCGCATCAGTGTGGTGATGAACACGCCCCGGCTACTGCCGCGCGAGTCGCTCCCCGCGAAGCCGCGCGCCCGACGGCAGGATTCGCTGCTGCTCGCGTACCTCGGCGGGGTTCACCAGAGCCTCGGCCTCGACACGGCGCTGCATGCGGTGGCGAACGCGCGCGAACGGGGACTGCGCGTGCGCCTGCGGATTGTGGGGCGCGGCAAACCGCAGCAAGAACGGCGCCTGCGGCGGCTCGCCAGGGAGCTGGGCATTGAGGAGGTGGTCGAGTTTTTGGGCTGGATGCCCCAGGCGCAGGCCTTTGGGCTTCTGTCGCAGGCGGATGTCGGCATCTGTCCGTTTCCGCCGAATGAACACAACGATACGACCATTAGCAACAAGATGTTCGAGTACATGAACCTGGGTCTTCCTGTGGTGTGTTCCGACGCGAAGCCGGCGAACCGGATCATGGAGGAGACCGGCGCAGGGCTGGTGTTTGCAGCCGGTTCGGTGGACGCGATGGCGGCGGCGATTGCCCGCTTTGCCGATCCCGCCGCACGCGCAGCCTGCGGAGCAGCCGGGAGACGGGCCGCCGAGGGGCGGTACAACTGGGAAACGGATGCGGCCGTGCTGGAGGAGGCGCTGCTGGGAACGGCCGGCCGCCGGCGTGCGTGCGCAAGCAGTGGTGATTCCCGCACGATGGTGGATAGCCTGCGGTGA
- a CDS encoding glycosyltransferase family 2 protein: MAYAYAVYPLVLAALARLRPRPVQKADITPSVSLIITAHNEAVSIAGKLDNSLFLDYPADRLEVLVASDASTDETESIVARYAGQGVRLVRSPHRVGKTAAQTMAIAQAKGDVVVLSDASALLARDALGAIVRPFADPQVGLVSGEDVSVISISHPAAQGENLYVRYDMWVRRLETAVGSMVGASGCFYAVRRSLRAQVGAELIEDFAVPLSVVLSGKRVVSEPAARALIPTTLSARAEFRRRVRIQIGGAVALWKHRRLLNPFRFPQVAWALISHKMARWLTPLWWAVVLVTSLALARVHLIYAGFGFLQGVFYCLALAGWLRSARPRSPAWVSVPFSLTLANAAMAVGLVQALLGRRAAAWQPSERAGPRRYRTRGYPSE; encoded by the coding sequence ATGGCCTATGCCTACGCTGTCTATCCCCTGGTGCTGGCGGCGCTGGCGCGCCTTCGCCCCCGGCCGGTGCAGAAGGCCGATATCACTCCGTCGGTGTCGCTCATCATCACCGCGCACAACGAGGCGGTAAGTATCGCCGGCAAGCTCGACAACAGCCTGTTTCTGGACTACCCGGCAGACCGGCTGGAGGTGCTGGTGGCCTCCGATGCCTCGACCGACGAGACCGAGTCCATTGTTGCTCGCTATGCAGGCCAGGGCGTGCGGCTGGTGCGCAGCCCTCACCGGGTCGGTAAGACGGCGGCGCAGACCATGGCCATCGCGCAAGCCAAGGGCGACGTTGTGGTGCTGTCCGATGCCAGCGCCCTGCTGGCGCGCGACGCTCTGGGAGCGATCGTCCGTCCCTTCGCCGACCCGCAAGTGGGACTGGTGAGCGGCGAGGACGTCAGTGTGATCTCGATCAGTCACCCTGCCGCACAGGGGGAAAACCTCTATGTGCGCTACGACATGTGGGTGCGCCGACTGGAGACGGCGGTCGGCTCGATGGTAGGCGCCAGCGGCTGCTTCTACGCTGTGCGGCGCAGCCTGAGGGCGCAGGTCGGCGCTGAGCTGATCGAGGATTTTGCGGTGCCGCTGTCGGTGGTGCTCAGCGGAAAACGCGTGGTGAGCGAGCCGGCCGCTCGCGCCTTGATACCGACCACCCTGTCCGCCAGGGCCGAGTTTCGGCGGCGCGTCCGCATCCAGATCGGAGGCGCCGTAGCATTGTGGAAGCACCGCCGACTACTCAACCCCTTCCGCTTCCCCCAGGTCGCATGGGCGCTTATCAGCCACAAGATGGCGCGCTGGCTAACGCCCCTGTGGTGGGCGGTCGTACTGGTCACCAGCCTGGCGCTGGCGCGCGTTCACCTAATCTACGCGGGCTTTGGGTTCCTGCAGGGGGTCTTCTATTGCCTTGCGCTGGCTGGATGGTTGCGGTCGGCGCGGCCGCGCTCGCCGGCCTGGGTGAGCGTTCCATTCTCGCTCACGCTTGCCAACGCCGCCATGGCGGTCGGCCTGGTGCAGGCGCTGCTCGGCCGCCGCGCGGCGGCCTGGCAACCCTCCGAGCGTGCAGGGCCGCGGCGGTACCGTACTCGTGGCTATCCCTCAGAGTAG
- a CDS encoding FemAB family XrtA/PEP-CTERM system-associated protein: MRVKLHQSSDDSAWQEFVNQHGDACLEHDIAWQRIFADTYGYGQRYLVLEDDGGMAGVLPLFSVQVWRMGRCLLSMPFLDCGGPLAASLAHRAHLLEAAKRLGEKESAAYVEMRMLEQAGGGVPTRTDKAKLVLDLAQDAESVWKGLPSVVRNRVRKARKGGLTVKWDDGEQLDAFHRVHARNMRDLGSPAPPPRLFSNTFRHFGERARLITVWRDQTAVAGAVWLRIGSTAYVPWVSAWRRYFSLAPNDLLYWQAVKMACDAGCRRFDFGRSTIDSGPYRFKLKWGARALQLYWHYYCRDGVKAPSAFAEDRGLRLAATLWRRLPVGLTNLLGPRIIAHMP, encoded by the coding sequence GTGAGAGTGAAGCTACACCAGAGCAGTGACGACAGCGCCTGGCAGGAGTTCGTCAACCAGCACGGGGACGCCTGCCTGGAGCATGACATCGCCTGGCAGCGCATCTTTGCGGATACCTACGGCTACGGGCAGCGCTACCTGGTGCTGGAGGACGATGGGGGCATGGCGGGGGTGCTGCCGCTGTTTTCGGTCCAGGTGTGGCGCATGGGACGTTGTCTCCTGTCGATGCCGTTCCTGGATTGCGGCGGGCCGCTCGCGGCTTCGCTCGCACATCGGGCCCATTTGCTGGAGGCCGCCAAGCGACTGGGCGAAAAGGAATCGGCGGCGTATGTCGAGATGCGCATGCTCGAGCAGGCCGGCGGCGGCGTGCCCACCAGGACGGACAAGGCCAAGCTCGTGCTCGACCTGGCCCAGGATGCGGAGTCGGTGTGGAAAGGCCTGCCCTCGGTGGTCAGGAACCGCGTGCGAAAAGCGCGCAAGGGCGGCCTGACGGTGAAGTGGGATGATGGCGAGCAGCTCGATGCGTTTCACCGGGTGCATGCCCGCAACATGCGCGACCTGGGATCTCCGGCACCTCCGCCCAGACTGTTCTCTAATACCTTCCGGCACTTCGGCGAGCGCGCCCGGCTGATTACGGTCTGGCGCGATCAGACCGCGGTGGCCGGCGCGGTGTGGCTGCGCATCGGTTCCACCGCGTACGTCCCGTGGGTGTCAGCCTGGCGCCGGTACTTCAGTCTCGCCCCCAATGACCTGCTGTACTGGCAGGCGGTGAAGATGGCGTGTGACGCCGGTTGCCGGCGATTTGACTTCGGTCGCTCCACAATCGATTCGGGGCCCTACCGGTTCAAGCTCAAGTGGGGGGCGCGCGCCCTCCAGCTCTACTGGCATTACTACTGCCGGGACGGCGTCAAGGCCCCGTCAGCTTTCGCCGAGGACCGGGGCCTGCGCCTGGCAGCGACCCTGTGGAGGCGGCTGCCGGTGGGTCTCACTAACCTGCTGGGTCCTAGGATCATCGCGCACATGCCATGA